A single region of the Winslowiella toletana genome encodes:
- the nhaB gene encoding Na(+)/H(+) antiporter NhaB yields the protein MDISVTRAMTRNFLGQSPEWYKLTLLAFLIINPLLFFFISPFLAGWLLVAEFIFTLAMALKCYPLLPGGLLALEAIAIGMASPEQVKAELAANLEVLLLLIFMVAGIWFMKQLLLTLFTKMLLNIQSKVRIGLAFCLAAAFLSAFLDALTVVAVVISVAMGFYGIYHRVVSNGSDQLNHDDSDIEDADQRLMLEKFRAFLRSLMMQTGVGTALGGVMTMVGEPQNLIIAKAAGWNFSEFFLRMAPVTVPVLICGIITSVVVERFKIFGYGEPLPGKVREILQDYDRQSAAKRTRQESVRLWVQAAIGIWLIIALAFHLAEVGLIGLSVIILASSLCGVTDEHVIGKAFTEALPFTALLAVFFAIVAVIVEQQLFSPLIHFVLQAEPGSQLTWFYVFNGLLSSISDNVFVGSVYINEAKNALTSGAIGVQQFELLAVATNTGTNLPSVATPNGQAAFLFLLTSALAPLIRLSYGRMVWMALPFTVVLSVVGLLCIEFTLQPMTGWLLQHGWINSAGL from the coding sequence ATGGATATCTCTGTCACGCGCGCGATGACTCGCAACTTTCTTGGGCAATCGCCAGAGTGGTACAAACTGACACTGCTGGCTTTTTTGATTATTAATCCACTGCTGTTCTTTTTTATTAGCCCCTTCCTGGCAGGCTGGCTGCTGGTGGCAGAGTTTATTTTCACCCTGGCGATGGCGCTTAAATGCTATCCGCTGTTGCCCGGCGGCCTGCTGGCGCTGGAAGCAATTGCTATTGGCATGGCCAGCCCCGAACAGGTAAAAGCCGAGCTGGCGGCGAATCTTGAAGTGCTGCTGCTGCTGATCTTTATGGTGGCGGGTATCTGGTTTATGAAGCAGCTGCTGCTGACGCTGTTTACCAAAATGTTGCTGAACATCCAGTCGAAAGTGCGCATCGGGCTGGCATTTTGCCTCGCCGCCGCTTTTCTCTCTGCGTTTCTTGATGCCCTGACGGTAGTGGCGGTGGTTATCAGCGTGGCGATGGGTTTTTACGGCATTTATCATCGTGTAGTGTCGAATGGCAGCGATCAGCTGAACCATGATGACAGCGATATTGAAGACGCCGATCAACGGCTGATGCTGGAAAAGTTTCGTGCTTTCCTGCGCAGCCTGATGATGCAGACTGGCGTCGGCACCGCACTGGGTGGAGTAATGACCATGGTCGGCGAGCCGCAAAATCTGATCATAGCCAAAGCTGCCGGCTGGAACTTCAGCGAATTCTTTTTGCGCATGGCGCCGGTCACCGTGCCAGTGCTGATATGCGGTATTATCACCAGCGTAGTGGTTGAACGTTTTAAAATCTTTGGCTATGGCGAACCGTTGCCGGGGAAAGTGCGTGAAATCCTGCAAGATTACGATCGCCAGTCGGCGGCAAAACGCACCCGTCAGGAAAGCGTACGCCTGTGGGTGCAGGCTGCTATTGGTATCTGGTTAATCATCGCACTGGCTTTCCATCTGGCAGAAGTCGGATTAATTGGCCTGTCGGTGATTATCCTCGCCAGCTCGCTGTGCGGCGTCACGGATGAACACGTGATTGGTAAAGCCTTTACTGAAGCACTGCCGTTTACCGCGCTGCTGGCGGTATTCTTCGCCATCGTCGCGGTGATTGTTGAACAGCAGCTCTTCAGCCCTCTCATCCATTTTGTACTGCAAGCTGAACCCGGTTCACAACTGACGTGGTTCTACGTTTTCAACGGCCTGCTCTCTTCCATCTCCGATAACGTCTTTGTTGGCTCGGTGTATATCAATGAAGCGAAAAATGCCTTAACCAGCGGAGCGATCGGGGTGCAGCAATTCGAGCTGTTAGCCGTCGCCACCAATACCGGTACTAACCTGCCGTCGGTCGCCACCCCTAATGGTCAGGCGGCGTTTCTTTTTCTGCTCACCTCAGCGCTGGCGCCTCTGATTCGCTTGTCTTATGGCCGTATGGTGTGGATGGCACTGCCGTTCACCGTGGTGCTGTCGGTGGTGGGACTGCTGTGTATTGAATTTACCCTGCAACCGATGACCGGCTGGTTATTGCAACACGGCTGGATCAATTCTGCCGGGTTGTGA
- a CDS encoding D-amino acid dehydrogenase, translating into MRVVILGSGVVGVASAWYLAQAGHQVTVIDRQPGPALETSAANAGQISPGYAAPWAAPGVPLKAVKWMFQRHAPLAIRLDGSSFQLQWMWQMLRNCDMRHYQQNKSRMVRIAEYSRDCLKLLREQTGIAYEGRQGGTLQLFRTEQQYQSAEKDIAVLQQAGVPYQLLEASQLATVEPALAATSHKLTGGLRLPNDETGDCQLFTRRLAEMAAAAGVTFRFDTPVDHLLRDGHAIYGVKCGDEVIKADAYVVAFGSYSTALLHNILDIPVYPLKGYSLTIPVKDEACAPVSTVLDESYKVAITRFDQRIRVGGMAEIVGYNNQLLPARRETLEMVVRDLYPQGGHIEQATFWSGLRPMTPDGTPIVGRTPLKNLFLNTGHGTLGWTMACGSGQLLSDIISGNTPDIAADDLSVMRYLPGFTPSASTPLQSANVSR; encoded by the coding sequence ATGCGAGTTGTCATTCTTGGAAGTGGGGTGGTTGGAGTAGCCAGTGCCTGGTATCTGGCGCAGGCGGGCCATCAGGTGACGGTTATCGATCGCCAGCCCGGACCGGCACTGGAAACCAGCGCCGCTAACGCCGGCCAGATTTCTCCGGGTTATGCTGCCCCCTGGGCAGCGCCGGGCGTGCCGCTAAAAGCGGTGAAGTGGATGTTTCAGCGCCATGCGCCGCTGGCAATCCGTCTTGACGGCAGCAGCTTCCAGCTGCAGTGGATGTGGCAAATGTTGCGTAACTGCGATATGCGTCACTATCAGCAGAACAAAAGCCGCATGGTGCGGATTGCGGAGTACAGCCGTGACTGCCTGAAGCTGCTGCGCGAGCAGACCGGAATCGCCTATGAAGGGCGTCAGGGCGGTACGCTACAGCTGTTCCGTACCGAGCAGCAATACCAGAGCGCAGAGAAAGATATTGCCGTATTGCAGCAGGCTGGCGTGCCTTATCAACTGCTGGAAGCCAGCCAGCTGGCAACGGTAGAACCGGCACTGGCGGCGACCAGTCATAAACTGACCGGTGGTTTACGTTTGCCAAATGATGAAACCGGCGACTGCCAGCTCTTTACCCGGCGGCTGGCAGAAATGGCTGCCGCCGCAGGCGTCACTTTCCGTTTTGATACGCCGGTTGATCACCTGCTGCGTGATGGCCATGCAATTTATGGCGTTAAATGCGGTGATGAAGTGATCAAGGCCGATGCTTATGTGGTGGCATTCGGCTCCTATTCCACCGCGCTGCTGCATAATATTCTCGATATTCCGGTGTATCCGTTAAAAGGCTATTCGCTGACCATTCCCGTCAAAGATGAAGCGTGCGCACCGGTTTCAACCGTGCTGGACGAGAGCTACAAAGTGGCAATCACCCGTTTTGATCAGCGGATACGCGTCGGTGGCATGGCAGAAATTGTCGGCTACAACAATCAGTTGCTGCCGGCTCGCCGTGAGACGCTGGAAATGGTCGTCCGCGATCTTTATCCGCAGGGCGGCCATATTGAACAGGCCACCTTCTGGAGCGGGCTGCGCCCGATGACCCCAGACGGAACGCCAATCGTCGGGCGGACGCCGCTAAAAAATCTTTTCCTGAATACCGGTCACGGAACGCTCGGATGGACCATGGCGTGCGGATCCGGTCAGCTGCTTTCTGATATCATTTCCGGTAACACCCCGGATATCGCTGCCGACGATTTGTCAGTAATGCGCTATCTGCCGGGATTTACCCCATCAGCCAGCACACCATTACAAAGCGCTAACGTTTCGCGTTAA
- the fadR gene encoding fatty acid metabolism transcriptional regulator FadR, which produces MVIKAQSPAGFAEEYIIESIWNSRFPPGSILPAERELSELIGVTRTTLREVLQRLARDGWLTIQHGKPTRVNNFWETSGLNILETLARLDHDSVPQLIDNLLSVRTNISSIFIRRAIRHHAEKAQEVLETANHVEDHAEAYTELDYNIFRGLAFASGNPIYGLILNGLKGLYTRVGRYYFSNPEARKLAQNFYQQLMTISQNQQFDAIVDAVRDYGRQSGDIWHSMQKAMPADLAHQRR; this is translated from the coding sequence ATGGTCATTAAGGCGCAAAGCCCAGCGGGTTTCGCTGAAGAGTATATTATTGAGAGCATCTGGAATAGCCGTTTTCCACCTGGTTCCATTTTACCCGCAGAACGCGAGCTTTCTGAATTAATTGGCGTCACTCGCACCACGTTGCGCGAAGTGTTGCAGCGCCTTGCGCGAGACGGCTGGTTAACCATTCAGCATGGTAAACCGACGCGGGTGAATAATTTCTGGGAAACATCCGGGCTGAATATCCTCGAAACGCTGGCACGTCTCGATCATGATAGCGTCCCGCAGCTGATTGATAATCTTCTGTCAGTGCGCACCAATATTTCCTCAATCTTTATTCGCCGTGCGATTCGTCATCATGCGGAAAAAGCGCAGGAAGTGCTGGAAACGGCTAATCACGTCGAAGACCATGCCGAGGCTTATACCGAGCTGGATTACAATATATTCCGCGGGCTGGCATTCGCTTCCGGCAATCCGATTTATGGTCTGATTCTTAACGGGCTGAAAGGGCTGTATACCCGCGTTGGGCGTTATTACTTCTCAAATCCTGAAGCACGCAAGCTGGCGCAGAACTTTTACCAGCAACTGATGACTATTAGTCAGAATCAGCAGTTTGATGCGATTGTTGATGCGGTACGTGACTATGGCCGTCAAAGTGGTGATATCTGGCACAGCATGCAGAAAGCCATGCCTGCCGATCTGGCGCATCAGCGTCGATAA
- a CDS encoding SpoVR family protein codes for MTTIFDDAIRHNKRISDGPDWTFELLDVYLAEIDRVAKLYRLDTYPHQIEVITSEQMMDAYSSVGMPINYAHWSFGKKFIETEQRYKHGQQGLAYEIVINSNPCIAYLMEENTITMQALVMAHACYGHNSFFKNNYLFRSWTDASSIVDYLLFARTYIAKCEERYGVEEVERLLDSCHALMNYGVDRYKRPQKISLQEEKARQKSREEYLQSQVNTLWRTLPRREKEEVHTEAARYPSEPQENLLYFMEKNAPLLESWQREVLRIVRKVSQYFYPQKQTQVMNEGWATFWHYTILNHLYDEGKVSERFMLEFLHSHTNVVYQPPYNSQWYSGINPYALGFAMFQDIKRICQSPTEEDRYWFPDIAGKDWLETLHFAMREFKDESFISQFLSPKVMRDFRLFTVLDDDRNNYLEIAAIHDEAGYRAIRQQLSAQYNLSNLEPNIQVYNVDLRGDRSLTLRYVPQDRAPLDKSRRDVLKHVHRLWGFDVHLEQQNEDGSTEILDRCPPRPSSL; via the coding sequence ATGACGACTATTTTTGACGATGCTATCAGGCACAACAAAAGAATCAGTGACGGACCCGACTGGACCTTTGAACTGCTTGATGTCTACCTGGCAGAGATCGATCGGGTAGCAAAACTCTACCGGCTGGACACCTATCCGCACCAGATTGAAGTTATCACGTCCGAACAGATGATGGACGCTTACTCCAGTGTTGGCATGCCGATTAACTATGCACACTGGTCGTTCGGTAAAAAGTTTATTGAAACCGAGCAGCGCTACAAACATGGTCAGCAGGGTCTGGCGTATGAAATTGTGATCAACTCCAACCCCTGTATCGCCTATCTGATGGAAGAGAACACCATTACCATGCAGGCGCTGGTGATGGCGCATGCCTGTTATGGTCATAACTCTTTTTTCAAGAATAACTATCTGTTTCGCAGCTGGACCGATGCCAGCTCGATTGTCGATTATCTGCTGTTTGCCCGTACCTATATTGCCAAATGTGAAGAACGCTACGGCGTTGAAGAGGTCGAGCGGCTGCTCGACTCCTGTCACGCACTGATGAATTACGGTGTGGATCGCTATAAACGCCCACAAAAAATTTCGCTACAGGAAGAGAAAGCGCGTCAGAAAAGTCGTGAAGAGTATCTGCAGAGTCAGGTGAATACGCTGTGGCGTACGCTGCCGCGTCGTGAGAAAGAGGAAGTCCATACCGAGGCCGCGCGCTACCCTTCTGAGCCGCAGGAAAACCTGCTGTACTTTATGGAAAAGAATGCGCCCTTGCTGGAGTCATGGCAGCGTGAAGTGCTGCGTATCGTGCGCAAGGTCAGCCAGTACTTTTATCCGCAGAAGCAGACCCAGGTGATGAACGAGGGATGGGCCACGTTCTGGCACTACACCATACTGAATCATCTGTACGACGAAGGTAAAGTTTCCGAACGCTTTATGCTGGAATTTCTGCACAGCCATACTAACGTGGTTTATCAGCCGCCGTATAACAGCCAGTGGTACAGCGGAATCAATCCGTATGCGCTCGGCTTTGCTATGTTCCAGGATATTAAACGTATCTGTCAGTCACCCACGGAAGAAGATCGCTACTGGTTCCCGGATATCGCCGGAAAAGACTGGCTGGAAACGTTGCATTTTGCCATGCGTGAATTTAAGGACGAGAGCTTTATCAGCCAGTTTCTTTCACCGAAGGTGATGCGCGATTTTCGGCTGTTTACGGTGCTGGATGACGATCGCAATAACTATCTGGAGATTGCGGCAATTCATGACGAAGCCGGTTATCGCGCCATTCGCCAGCAGCTTTCCGCTCAATATAATCTGAGCAATCTGGAACCCAATATTCAGGTCTATAATGTCGACCTGCGCGGTGACCGCTCATTGACGTTACGCTATGTGCCGCAGGATCGCGCGCCGCTGGATAAAAGCCGCCGCGATGTGCTGAAGCATGTGCACCGGCTGTGGGGCTTCGACGTGCATCTTGAACAGCAGAATGAGGATGGCAGCACCGAGATCCTCGACCGCTGCCCGCCGCGACCTTCGTCGTTATAA